In Rutidosis leptorrhynchoides isolate AG116_Rl617_1_P2 chromosome 2, CSIRO_AGI_Rlap_v1, whole genome shotgun sequence, one genomic interval encodes:
- the LOC139892793 gene encoding endoglucanase 10-like → MEKKQKSGGLMGWFIVLIVVGAIALALGFTLKNKFHHGGGDDDILPVPGPPGAVTKKYGDALKIALQFFDIQKSGKLVDNAISWRGDSALQDGKDAGLDLSKGMYDAGDHMKFGFPMAYTATVLSWAILEYGDQMNAAGQLQSAKDSLKWITDYFVNAHPEPNVLYIQVGDPELDHKCWDRPEVMTEKRPLIQINSSTPGTEVAAETAAAMASASLVFKSDSTYSSLLLKHAKELFKFADEHRGSYSENIPEVQTYYNSTGYGDELLWAASWLYHATKDNTYLDYVTGNDGETFANWGSPTWFSWDDKRPGTQVLLSRVSFFDSKVATNVNLKKYKKTAEAVMCGLLPKSPTATKSRTKSGLIWISDWNALQHPMASAFLAVVYSDYMITSRNQKIQCDANSFSASDLRKFALSQANYVLGDNPMKMSYLVGYGDKYSQFVHHRGASIPTDATTNCSDGWQWLDSDQPNPNIATGALVGGPFLNESYVDSRNNSMQTEPSTYNSAAIVGLLSGLVTTSSVVASFT, encoded by the exons ATGGAAAAGAAACAGAAATCTGGGGGATTGATGGGATGGTTTATTGTGTTGATAGTAGTTGGAGCAATTGCGTTAGCATTAGGGTTTACATTAAAGAATAAATTTCAtcatggtggtggtgatgatgatattcTTCCTGTTCCTGGCCCACCGGGAGCTGTTACAAAAAAATATGGTGATGCTCTCAAGATTGCTCTGCAGTTTTTTGATATTCAAAAAT CTGGTAAGTTGGTAGATAATGCGATATCATGGAGGGGGGATTCGGCCCTACAAGATGGGAAGGATGCCGGTTTGGATCTATCTAAAGGAATGTATGATGCCGGAGATCATATGAAGTTTGGATTTCCGATGGCGTACACAGCCACCGTGCTTTCGTGGGCTATACTTGAATACGGTGATCAAATGAACGCAGCTGGTCAATTGCAGTCAGCGAAAGACTCACTTAAATGGATCACTGACTACTTTGTCAATGCTCATCCTGAACCTAATGTTCTCTACATCCAG GTGGGTGATCCAGAGCTCGACCACAAATGTTGGGATAGACCCGAAGTTATGACCGAAAAAAGACCGCTGATACAGATAAATTCGTCGACCCCGGGAACCGAAGTTGCAGCTGAAACTGCAGCTGCAATGGCTTCTGCATCACTGGTGTTCAAGTCTGATTCGACGTATTCAAGCTTGCTTCTTAAACATGCTAAAGAGTTGTTTAAATTTGCGGATGAACACAGAGGATCGTACAGTGAGAACATCCCTGAAGTTCAGACGTATTACAATTCAACGGGTTATGGTGATGAGCTTTTGTGGGCGGCTAGCTGGCTTTATCATGCGACAAAAGATAACACGTATCTTGATTATGTAACTGGCAATGATGGTGAAACGTTTGCTAATTGGGGAAGTCCTACTTGGTTCAGTTGGGATGATAAGCGTCCTGGGACCCAG gttcttttgtcGAGGGTAAGTTTTTTTGACTCAAAAGTTGCTACAAATGTTAACCTCAAGAAGTACAAAAAGACTGCTGAAGCTGTTATGTGTGGCCTTCTGCCAAAATCCCCTACAGCAACAAAAAGCAGAACAAAAA GTGGTCTTATATGGATCAGTGACTGGAATGCTTTACAGCATCCTATGGCTTCTGCTTTTTTAGCTGTCGTATACAGTGATTACATGATTACATCTCGGAATCAAAAAATTCAGTGTGATGCTAACTCTTTCTCAGCATCAGATCTTCGTAAATTTGCCTTGTCACAG GCTAACTACGTGTTGGGCGACAATCCAATGAAGATGAGTTATCTTGTTGGATATGGCGACAAGTATTCACAATTTGTGCACCATAGAGGAGCCTCAATACCTACGGATGCAACCACAAATTGCTCTGATGGTTGGCAGTGGCTTGATTCGGATCAACCTAATCCTAATATTGCAACTGGTGCACTCGTGGGTGGGCCCTTCTTGAACGAATCATATGTAGATTCACGTAACAACTCAATGCAAACCGAACCTAGTACTTATAACAGTGCAGCCATAGTTGGACTCCTCTCCGGTTTGGTTACTACATCATCAGTAGTCGCATCTTTCACATGA
- the LOC139889524 gene encoding non-specific lipid transfer protein GPI-anchored 10, giving the protein MSYSQFLALLLLIITHLPFHTLTQPILPLTPTIAECGPRILPLAACAPFVQGVSSTPTQSCCDSLNHVNNQQPRCLCLLLNNSVFSSSFPINSTLAMQLPLICSVHFDIASCTGSPLPSISPTPQVSLGSTANSTVASSPVTTSIPRSGLIGLGSRRNYAMKLNGSLQMSITMVLAILISLRPQITRRLLPHRLPCGTTNAGNEHLWTYVPGRLSRNHAEDGGGKSTWQHMIGPKT; this is encoded by the exons ATGTCTTACTCCCAATTTCTAGCATTACTTCTACTAATCATCACACACCTTCCATTCCATACCCTGACCCAACCCATTTTGCCACTTACTCCCACAATTGCAGAATGTGGCCCTCGTATTCTTCCACTAGCCGCTTGTGCGCCATTTGTTCAAGGTGTATCCTCAACACCGACACAATCATGTTGTGACAGCTTGAACCACGTCAATAACCAGCAACCCCGTTGCCTTTGCCTCTTGCTCAATAACTCGGTTTTCAGCTCTAGCTTTCCTATCAACTCAACGCTTGCTATGCAACTTCCACTTATTTGTAGTGTCCATTTCGATATTGCCTCTTGTACAG GTTCGCCGTTACCATCCATTTCACCTACACCACAAGTTTCTCTAGGATCGACTGCTAATTCTACTGTTGCTT CTTCCCCTGTGACAACGAGTATTCCAAGATCTGGCTTGATAGGACTAGGATCTCGCCGGAACTATGCCATGAAGTTAAATGGATCATTGCAGATGTCGATAACCATGGTTCTGGCTATATTGATTT CACTAAGACCACAGATAACGCGGCGGCTTCTTCCCCACCGCCTCCCATGTGGCACTACAAACGCAGGAAATGAGCATTTGTGGACGTATGTCCCGGGGCGTTTGTCTCGGAATCATGCAGAGGATGGGGGCGGCAAGAGTACGTGGCAACACATGATTGGACCAAAAACTTGA